In the genome of Fundidesulfovibrio putealis DSM 16056, one region contains:
- a CDS encoding cation diffusion facilitator family transporter has protein sequence MLEIEKSQQNAIRIAFAAGIVILIVKFAAYLMTGSTALLSDALESIINVIASAFAMWSIHMAKAPPDSNHPYGHGKIEYFSALFEGILIIFAAACIIYAALPKVFAPENLSRLDYGLLVSVLASIMNLVLGLFLVRRGIETKSLTLVADGKHVLTDVYTTAGVLVGLSVVWITNWLWMDGVIACVVALNIIWTGYGLVRQAVKGLMNETDYSLTRDICVLLNDKRQPGWVSVKKLRAWSAGRFIHVDFCLVLPRQISFEESMGIISFIEDIFRERFDGVADVIIKTDICSENLCKHCLYTECAFSKAEGVTSLWDEATLCSKA, from the coding sequence ATGTTGGAGATTGAAAAGTCGCAGCAGAATGCGATAAGGATTGCTTTTGCAGCGGGCATAGTAATCCTTATTGTTAAGTTTGCCGCGTATCTTATGACGGGTTCAACTGCTCTTCTGTCAGATGCATTAGAATCCATAATAAATGTTATCGCAAGTGCTTTTGCCATGTGGAGCATTCATATGGCAAAAGCTCCTCCCGATTCTAATCATCCTTATGGCCACGGAAAAATCGAGTACTTTTCCGCGTTATTCGAGGGTATTCTAATCATATTCGCAGCTGCTTGCATCATATACGCTGCGCTCCCTAAAGTATTTGCCCCTGAAAATCTGAGTCGCTTAGACTATGGCCTTTTGGTCTCTGTGCTGGCGTCAATAATGAATTTGGTCCTAGGGCTATTCCTTGTCCGGCGAGGAATTGAAACAAAATCTCTCACACTTGTTGCTGATGGTAAGCACGTCCTTACTGACGTTTACACAACGGCGGGTGTTTTGGTTGGTTTGTCCGTTGTTTGGATTACTAACTGGCTCTGGATGGATGGAGTCATTGCGTGTGTTGTCGCTCTTAACATCATATGGACTGGCTATGGATTGGTTAGGCAAGCAGTAAAGGGACTAATGAACGAGACGGATTATTCTTTAACTCGCGACATATGCGTGTTGCTAAATGATAAAAGACAGCCTGGATGGGTATCAGTTAAAAAACTACGCGCTTGGTCAGCAGGTCGTTTTATTCATGTCGATTTTTGCTTAGTCCTACCGCGCCAAATATCTTTTGAAGAATCGATGGGTATAATTAGTTTTATTGAAGATATTTTTAGAGAAAGATTTGATGGAGTTGCCGATGTCATAATTAAAACAGATATTTGTTCCGAAAATCTTTGCAAACATTGTCTATATACGGAATGTGCCTTCTCCAAGGCTGAAGGCGTTACTTCTCTTTGGGACGAAGCTACTCTTTGTTCGAAAGCATGA
- a CDS encoding TFIIB-type zinc ribbon-containing protein — protein sequence MNCPHCNITLVMAERSGVEIDYCPQCRGVWLDKGELDKIIEKAAQTSSSQVVYDQPRAVAQEMFQDKYFHDHGDRGHREDKHGKHGKKKSWLGDILDF from the coding sequence ATGAACTGTCCGCATTGTAATATTACGCTGGTTATGGCTGAAAGAAGCGGTGTTGAGATTGATTACTGCCCTCAATGCAGGGGTGTGTGGCTTGACAAAGGTGAACTTGACAAAATTATTGAAAAAGCTGCTCAGACAAGTTCTAGCCAAGTTGTATATGATCAGCCTCGAGCTGTTGCGCAGGAAATGTTTCAAGACAAATATTTCCATGACCATGGTGACCGGGGACACCGTGAAGACAAACATGGAAAGCACGGAAAAAAGAAGTCTTGGCTTGGAGACATTCTCGATTTTTAA
- the flgB gene encoding flagellar basal body rod protein FlgB — translation MHIFTNGNKLLQKVADLRLQQQNLISSNIANVNNPNYRHKTLDFENQLRAAYQATKSPLTVTDPDHFNNSEYSDVKGALETELKPRVIHGQDAVDLDKEMTEMARNSLQFSAIMTLIQKDFSGKAKYLEEFSK, via the coding sequence ATGCACATATTCACTAATGGAAACAAGCTGCTACAGAAGGTAGCTGACCTGCGTTTGCAGCAGCAGAATTTGATTTCGTCTAATATTGCGAATGTTAACAACCCTAACTACCGGCATAAAACTCTGGATTTTGAGAACCAATTGCGGGCTGCCTATCAGGCAACAAAAAGCCCACTTACCGTGACTGATCCAGATCATTTTAATAACTCAGAATATTCCGATGTAAAAGGAGCATTGGAAACTGAATTAAAGCCTCGCGTAATTCATGGCCAAGATGCCGTCGATCTAGACAAAGAAATGACGGAGATGGCACGCAACTCATTGCAGTTCAGCGCAATAATGACGTTGATCCAGAAAGACTTTTCTGGAAAAGCAAAATACCTAGAAGAATTTTCCAAGTAA
- a CDS encoding SHOCT domain-containing protein, whose translation MWNSVNITDQKWLDGWAGIAALAFLAMGIGFVIRFLLKKNRCGRHVADRSDSLKILNTRLARGEISDEEYKLLKKAL comes from the coding sequence ATGTGGAATAGCGTCAATATTACCGATCAGAAGTGGCTTGATGGTTGGGCGGGGATTGCAGCCTTGGCTTTCCTGGCAATGGGGATTGGATTCGTGATTCGGTTCCTGCTTAAAAAGAATAGGTGCGGTAGACATGTAGCGGACAGGAGTGACTCGTTAAAGATTTTGAATACTAGGTTAGCTCGTGGTGAGATAAGCGACGAGGAATACAAATTGCTAAAAAAGGCATTGTAA
- a CDS encoding ATP-binding protein: MATLRSGVPTRKNTVLYLSPWLMVGFAVILGLAVAVLAIRNTQREKHQMSQNLMDRAEALIWALEAGTRTWVDIRGGSDHLQSLLEETAKQPGITYMAVTDSEGLTLAHSDKAQIGTKMHDSVTMAELNESNVQKWRITNTARAGKVFEVYKHFSPQPGILHDKWHSPSDACPDCKADIPAPHNPDEDNWLQKGGPVIFVGLNVKPFEEALAEDFRNTVVIALLVVLLGFGGFVSMFWAQNYRLSRRLLQDTQAFASEVVINLPVGLLTSDTNGLVTLVNAPVASMLGMEREELMGSPIYDKGGLDWNAVVETLSRDRAVLEQEQNLVASGGKVTPISLSASRIINEDGLFLGHLFIMRDLGEVKNLQDQVRRNERLTALGNLAAGVAHEIRNPLSSIKGFATFLAGKIKGEGADKEAAKMMIQEVDRLNRVVSELLEFARPGDLRLRNENINDIIERALRLADCDVSVKIITVHFHRNDSIPLVLVDAERLTQALLNLFLNAIQATDKGGELEVFASIDRESGRLSIRISDTGKGISPEVLAGIFNPYFTTKPSGTGLGLAIVHRIVEGHGGEIKVESLPRKGSVFTILLPLVRAA; the protein is encoded by the coding sequence ATGGCTACTTTACGTTCTGGCGTTCCGACGCGAAAAAATACAGTACTGTACCTCTCTCCATGGTTAATGGTTGGATTTGCTGTGATTCTTGGGCTTGCCGTCGCTGTCCTCGCAATACGAAACACTCAGCGCGAAAAACACCAGATGTCCCAGAATCTCATGGATAGGGCAGAAGCCCTCATATGGGCTTTGGAAGCGGGAACCAGAACCTGGGTGGATATTCGCGGTGGTAGCGATCACCTTCAATCGCTACTGGAGGAAACAGCTAAACAGCCGGGCATCACTTACATGGCTGTAACGGATTCGGAGGGCCTAACACTGGCTCATAGTGACAAGGCTCAGATTGGCACAAAGATGCATGATTCAGTGACCATGGCCGAGCTCAATGAATCAAACGTTCAGAAATGGCGTATCACCAATACGGCCCGAGCGGGCAAGGTGTTCGAGGTGTATAAACACTTCTCACCCCAACCCGGCATTCTCCACGATAAATGGCACTCGCCTTCAGACGCCTGTCCTGACTGCAAGGCAGACATTCCGGCACCACACAACCCTGACGAAGATAACTGGCTTCAAAAAGGCGGGCCAGTAATCTTCGTGGGGTTGAACGTTAAACCTTTCGAGGAAGCCCTCGCCGAGGATTTTCGTAACACGGTGGTAATAGCGTTACTCGTGGTGTTATTGGGCTTTGGAGGTTTCGTCTCGATGTTTTGGGCGCAAAATTATCGCCTTTCACGCCGTTTGCTTCAGGACACTCAAGCCTTCGCGTCTGAGGTCGTCATCAACCTCCCGGTGGGTTTATTGACCAGTGACACCAACGGGTTGGTCACCCTGGTCAACGCCCCAGTCGCATCAATGCTTGGGATGGAACGAGAAGAGCTGATGGGGAGTCCCATCTACGACAAGGGCGGGCTGGACTGGAACGCGGTCGTCGAGACATTGAGTAGGGATAGGGCTGTGCTTGAACAGGAGCAAAACTTGGTCGCAAGTGGTGGAAAGGTGACACCCATTAGTCTGAGTGCTTCCAGAATCATCAACGAAGACGGCCTGTTCCTTGGCCATCTCTTTATCATGCGCGACCTCGGCGAGGTGAAGAACCTTCAGGATCAGGTCAGGCGCAACGAGCGGCTCACGGCCCTGGGCAACCTGGCAGCTGGAGTAGCGCACGAAATCCGCAACCCATTAAGCTCAATCAAGGGGTTCGCTACTTTTTTGGCAGGAAAGATCAAAGGCGAAGGGGCAGACAAAGAGGCCGCCAAAATGATGATACAAGAGGTGGACCGCCTAAACCGGGTGGTCTCGGAACTGTTAGAATTTGCGAGACCTGGAGATTTGCGACTCAGAAATGAAAACATCAATGATATAATCGAACGGGCTCTACGTCTTGCTGATTGTGACGTGTCAGTCAAAATAATTACAGTGCATTTCCATCGTAATGATTCGATTCCTCTCGTTCTTGTTGATGCCGAGCGGTTAACGCAGGCCCTACTCAATCTTTTTCTTAATGCAATTCAAGCCACGGATAAAGGCGGAGAATTGGAGGTTTTCGCATCCATCGACCGTGAATCAGGCAGACTCAGCATCCGGATTTCTGACACGGGCAAAGGCATCTCCCCGGAGGTGCTCGCTGGCATCTTCAACCCATACTTCACTACGAAGCCCTCTGGCACAGGCTTGGGCTTGGCCATTGTTCACCGTATCGTTGAAGGACACGGTGGCGAGATCAAGGTTGAGAGTCTGCCCCGTAAGGGATCAGTGTTCACCATTCTTTTGCCCTTGGTCAGGGCTGCGTAG